Proteins encoded by one window of Rouxiella chamberiensis:
- the apaH gene encoding bis(5'-nucleosyl)-tetraphosphatase (symmetrical) ApaH, with protein MSTYLVGDIHGCLDELKALLAQVEFNPEQDILWLTGDLVSRGPDSLGVLRFVSGLGDAVRMVLGNHDLHLLAIYAGITPNKAKDKLTPLLEAEDADTLINWLRRQPVLQVDEENKIIMGHAGITPQWDVETAKMCAREVEAILCSDSYPLFLNAMYGDMPNNWSEELTGLARLRFSTNALTRMRYCFPNGQLDMICKDAPEDAPRPLKPWFDVPSLVREEGYSIIFGHWASLEGKGTPEGVYGLDTGCCWGGEMTLLRWEDKAYFTQPSNRRKDREQEAVPKAV; from the coding sequence ATGTCGACATATTTAGTCGGGGATATCCACGGGTGTCTCGACGAGCTTAAAGCGCTTCTGGCACAGGTGGAATTCAACCCCGAACAAGATATTCTCTGGCTCACGGGGGACCTTGTCTCGCGCGGTCCCGATTCGCTGGGGGTTCTGCGTTTTGTCAGCGGACTGGGCGATGCCGTGCGTATGGTGCTGGGCAATCATGACCTGCATCTGCTGGCCATTTACGCCGGAATTACGCCGAATAAAGCCAAGGACAAGCTGACGCCGCTGCTTGAGGCAGAAGATGCCGATACGCTGATCAACTGGCTTCGCCGTCAGCCGGTGTTGCAGGTCGATGAAGAGAACAAGATAATCATGGGTCACGCCGGCATCACGCCGCAATGGGACGTCGAAACTGCAAAAATGTGCGCCCGTGAAGTTGAGGCCATCCTGTGCAGCGACAGCTATCCGCTGTTCCTCAACGCCATGTACGGCGATATGCCGAACAACTGGTCGGAAGAACTGACAGGGCTGGCGCGTCTGCGTTTCAGCACCAATGCCCTCACCCGCATGCGTTACTGCTTCCCGAACGGCCAGCTGGACATGATTTGCAAAGATGCGCCGGAAGATGCGCCGCGTCCGCTGAAACCGTGGTTCGACGTGCCGAGTCTGGTACGCGAAGAAGGCTACAGCATCATCTTCGGGCATTGGGCCTCGCTCGAGGGCAAAGGCACGCCGGAAGGGGTTTACGGACTGGATACCGGCTGCTGCTGGGGCGGCGAGATGACGCTGCTGCGCTGGGAAGACAAGGCGTATTTCACCCAGCCTTCCAACCGCAGGAAAGACAGGGAACAGGAGGCGGTGCCGAAAGCGGTGTAG
- the surA gene encoding peptidylprolyl isomerase SurA, whose amino-acid sequence MKNWRTLLLGVVLCANTAIAAPQEVDKVAAVVDNGVVLESEVNDMLQSVQQQAKEAKQQLPDVTTLRRQILDRLIMDNIQLQMATKMGITLTDDDVNKAIANIAQQNNMTVDQLRSRLAYEGLNYNTYRTQIRKEMLISEVRNGEVRRRVTILPQEVDALSKQLAAQTGNEAEYNLSNILLPLPQNPTQDQVNQTEMLAKKLVSDLNHGADFGKTAMTYSADPHALDGGKMGWGKLQGLPSLFAQALANAKKGQVVGPIRSGVGFHILKVNDMRAVDQKVSVTEVHARHILLKTSVVLTDAQAQAKLQQVAAAIRGGRANFADEAKQLSQDPGSANQGGDLGWASPDMYDPAFRDALLKLKKGEISAPVRSSFGWHLIQLLDTRQVDRTDAVQKDKAYRLLFNRKFAEEAQSWMQEQRAQSYVKILDGNGQ is encoded by the coding sequence ATGAAGAACTGGAGAACACTTCTCCTCGGCGTGGTGCTTTGTGCTAACACCGCGATCGCAGCACCTCAAGAGGTTGATAAAGTCGCCGCCGTTGTGGACAACGGCGTCGTTCTGGAAAGCGAAGTCAATGACATGCTGCAGTCCGTGCAGCAGCAGGCCAAGGAAGCGAAGCAACAGCTTCCCGATGTGACAACCCTTCGTCGCCAGATCCTCGATCGTCTGATTATGGATAACATCCAGTTGCAGATGGCGACCAAAATGGGCATCACGCTGACTGACGACGACGTCAACAAGGCCATTGCCAACATCGCCCAGCAAAACAACATGACGGTCGATCAACTGCGTAGCCGTCTGGCTTACGAAGGCCTGAACTACAACACCTACCGCACCCAGATCCGCAAGGAAATGCTGATTTCCGAAGTGCGTAACGGTGAAGTTCGTCGCCGCGTGACCATTCTGCCTCAGGAAGTCGATGCGCTGTCCAAACAGCTCGCAGCCCAGACCGGTAATGAAGCCGAGTACAATCTGAGCAACATTTTGCTGCCACTGCCGCAGAATCCAACGCAGGATCAGGTCAACCAGACTGAAATGCTGGCGAAAAAACTGGTGAGCGATCTGAACCACGGCGCGGACTTCGGCAAGACCGCCATGACCTACTCTGCTGACCCGCACGCGCTGGACGGCGGTAAAATGGGTTGGGGCAAACTTCAGGGTCTGCCTTCTCTGTTTGCGCAGGCGCTGGCCAACGCGAAGAAAGGCCAGGTTGTCGGTCCAATCCGTTCAGGTGTCGGTTTCCACATTCTGAAAGTGAACGACATGCGTGCCGTTGACCAGAAAGTTTCCGTGACTGAAGTCCATGCCCGCCACATTCTGCTGAAAACCTCCGTGGTTCTGACAGATGCGCAGGCACAGGCTAAACTTCAACAGGTAGCCGCGGCAATCCGTGGCGGTCGCGCCAACTTTGCCGACGAAGCCAAGCAGTTGTCACAGGATCCGGGTTCTGCCAATCAGGGTGGTGATCTGGGTTGGGCTTCACCTGACATGTATGACCCGGCCTTCCGCGATGCGCTGCTGAAACTGAAGAAAGGCGAAATCAGTGCACCGGTGCGCTCTTCCTTCGGCTGGCACCTGATTCAGTTGCTTGACACCCGTCAGGTCGACAGAACCGATGCCGTGCAGAAGGACAAGGCTTACCGCCTGCTGTTCAACCGCAAATTTGCCGAAGAGGCACAGTCCTGGATGCAGGAACAGCGTGCCCAGTCGTACGTGAAGATTCTGGATGGCAATGGACAATAA
- the rsmA gene encoding 16S rRNA (adenine(1518)-N(6)/adenine(1519)-N(6))-dimethyltransferase RsmA, whose protein sequence is MNNRVHQGHFARKRFGQNFLKDQFVIDSIVSAIHPLPGQAVVEIGPGLAALTEPVAARLDSMTVIELDRDLAARLEVNPKLGNKLRIIQADAMTVNFGELSQELGQPLRVFGNLPYNISTPLMFHLFTYTNAISDMHFMLQKEVVNRLVAGPNSKAYGRLSVMAQYYCNVIPVLEVPPESFTPAPKVDSAVVRLTPHAEIPYPVSDIRILARLTTDAFNQRRKTIRNSLGHLFTPEQMTELGLDLSMRAENISVEQYCKLANWLSVRKLNEQQSKEQPNNDQQP, encoded by the coding sequence ATGAATAATCGAGTCCACCAAGGCCATTTCGCCCGTAAACGTTTTGGACAAAACTTTTTAAAAGATCAGTTTGTCATCGACAGTATCGTTTCCGCTATCCATCCCCTGCCCGGCCAGGCCGTTGTTGAAATCGGTCCGGGTCTGGCGGCGCTGACCGAGCCTGTCGCGGCACGTCTTGACAGCATGACCGTCATCGAGCTTGACCGCGATTTGGCGGCCCGTCTCGAAGTGAATCCAAAGCTCGGCAACAAGCTGCGGATCATTCAGGCCGATGCCATGACCGTCAACTTTGGCGAGCTTTCGCAGGAGCTGGGCCAGCCGCTGCGTGTGTTCGGCAACCTGCCTTACAACATCTCGACGCCGCTGATGTTCCACCTGTTCACCTACACCAACGCTATCAGCGACATGCATTTCATGTTGCAGAAAGAAGTGGTCAACCGTCTGGTTGCGGGGCCGAACAGCAAGGCCTACGGGCGTCTGAGCGTGATGGCGCAGTATTACTGCAACGTTATTCCCGTGCTGGAAGTGCCGCCGGAATCCTTTACGCCTGCACCTAAAGTCGACTCCGCCGTGGTTCGCCTGACGCCGCACGCCGAAATTCCGTATCCGGTTTCCGACATCCGCATTCTGGCGCGTCTGACCACCGATGCTTTCAACCAGCGTCGCAAGACCATTCGCAACAGCCTGGGCCACCTGTTTACTCCGGAACAGATGACCGAACTGGGTCTGGATCTGTCGATGCGCGCCGAAAACATCTCCGTTGAACAGTATTGCAAACTGGCAAACTGGCTTTCAGTGCGTAAACTCAACGAACAGCAGAGTAAAGAGCAGCCCAACAACGACCAGCAACCTTAA
- the rluA gene encoding bifunctional tRNA pseudouridine(32) synthase/23S rRNA pseudouridine(746) synthase RluA gives MITPPPSNILPLENYHPPTDPWLRVLFQDEHLMVVNKPSGLLSVPGKAAEHHDSLMTRIQRDFPIAESVHRLDLSTSGVIAVALTKEAERELKRQFRERETKKAYIARVWGHMAEDYGIIDLPLICDYPNRPKQKVCHETGKKALTQYEVLSWDADGTTRVKLRPVTGRSHQLRVHLLALGHPILGDKFYAHPEALAMAPRLQLHAQELSIYHPITDEPMTFSCDPDF, from the coding sequence ATGATAACGCCACCACCGTCGAACATTCTGCCGCTTGAAAACTACCATCCGCCGACCGATCCGTGGCTGCGGGTGCTGTTCCAGGATGAACATCTGATGGTGGTGAACAAGCCGAGCGGGCTGCTTTCCGTACCGGGCAAGGCCGCCGAGCATCATGATAGCCTGATGACCCGTATCCAGCGCGATTTCCCGATTGCCGAATCGGTGCATCGTCTGGACTTGTCGACCAGCGGCGTGATTGCCGTGGCGCTGACCAAAGAGGCAGAGCGCGAGCTGAAACGCCAGTTTCGCGAGCGCGAAACCAAGAAAGCTTATATCGCGCGGGTCTGGGGACACATGGCGGAAGATTACGGCATTATCGATTTGCCGCTGATCTGCGACTACCCCAATCGACCGAAGCAGAAGGTGTGTCACGAAACGGGTAAAAAAGCACTGACGCAATATGAAGTGCTTTCCTGGGATGCAGACGGCACCACGCGGGTCAAACTGCGTCCGGTGACGGGCCGTTCTCACCAGTTGCGTGTGCATCTGCTGGCATTGGGCCATCCGATTCTGGGCGACAAGTTTTACGCCCACCCCGAAGCGCTGGCCATGGCGCCGCGCCTGCAGCTGCACGCGCAGGAGCTGTCGATTTATCACCCGATAACCGACGAGCCGATGACGTTTAGCTGCGATCCGGATTTTTAG
- the kefF gene encoding glutathione-regulated potassium-efflux system oxidoreductase KefF → MILIIYAHPYPRHSHANRRLLEEINDLPDVKIRSLYDLYPDFSIDIKAEQAAVEEADLIVFQHPMQWYGLPPLIKLWIDKVLEHGWAYGQDGDALKDKGCLWAVTTGGNEAHFELGQFPNFAALGQPLEATALYCGMKWQPYFSLHNTFTCDEVTLKAGAQAYRQRLIDWQTANPVQIMEGQANG, encoded by the coding sequence ATGATCCTGATTATCTATGCTCATCCTTATCCCCGGCATTCTCATGCCAATCGGCGCTTACTCGAAGAGATTAACGATCTCCCTGATGTAAAAATCAGATCTCTCTACGATCTTTATCCGGACTTCAGCATTGACATCAAGGCTGAACAGGCGGCGGTTGAAGAGGCCGATCTGATTGTTTTCCAGCATCCCATGCAGTGGTATGGCTTGCCTCCCTTGATAAAACTGTGGATAGACAAGGTGCTGGAGCACGGCTGGGCCTATGGTCAGGACGGCGACGCGCTCAAGGACAAGGGGTGCCTGTGGGCGGTGACGACCGGCGGCAACGAAGCGCATTTCGAGCTGGGTCAATTCCCGAACTTTGCCGCGCTGGGTCAGCCTCTCGAGGCAACGGCGCTGTATTGCGGCATGAAGTGGCAGCCGTATTTCTCGCTGCACAATACCTTCACCTGCGATGAAGTAACGCTGAAAGCGGGCGCGCAGGCCTATCGCCAGCGTCTGATTGACTGGCAGACCGCGAATCCGGTACAGATCATGGAAGGGCAAGCCAATGGATAA
- the apaG gene encoding Co2+/Mg2+ efflux protein ApaG, whose product MLDAPRVSIQVQSIYIESQSIPEEQRYVFAYTITIRNLGRFNVQLLRRYWLITNSNGHKTEVQGEGVVGEQPLIVPGGEFHYTSGAILETPMGTMEGHYEMVDHNGEAFRVAIPVFRLALPTLIN is encoded by the coding sequence ATGCTTGATGCGCCGCGAGTCAGTATTCAGGTCCAAAGTATCTACATCGAGTCCCAGTCGATACCTGAAGAACAGCGATATGTTTTCGCCTATACCATTACTATCCGCAATCTCGGGCGCTTCAACGTACAACTGCTGCGCCGTTACTGGTTGATTACCAACAGTAACGGCCACAAGACCGAAGTTCAGGGCGAAGGCGTCGTTGGCGAACAGCCGCTGATTGTTCCCGGCGGCGAATTCCATTACACCAGCGGTGCCATCCTCGAGACGCCGATGGGTACGATGGAAGGTCACTACGAGATGGTCGATCACAACGGAGAAGCCTTCCGTGTCGCCATCCCCGTTTTCCGTCTCGCACTCCCTACGCTTATCAACTAA
- the folA gene encoding type 3 dihydrofolate reductase translates to MIISLIAAMAADRVIGMENAMPWHLPADLAWFKRNTLNKPVIMGRRTFESIGRPLPGRLNIVISSQPGNHEGVTWVTSVDDALLAAGQVEEVMIIGGGRIYTQLLSRANRLYLTHIDAEVEGDTQFPDYEPDEWESVFSEFHDADDANTHGYCFEILDRRGE, encoded by the coding sequence ATGATTATCAGCCTGATCGCTGCAATGGCAGCGGATCGCGTTATTGGTATGGAAAATGCCATGCCCTGGCATTTACCGGCTGACCTGGCCTGGTTCAAGCGCAACACGCTGAACAAACCGGTTATTATGGGGCGCAGGACATTCGAGTCTATCGGCCGACCGTTGCCGGGCCGTCTTAACATTGTTATCAGCAGCCAGCCCGGAAATCACGAAGGCGTTACCTGGGTAACCTCCGTTGACGATGCGCTGCTCGCGGCCGGTCAGGTCGAAGAAGTGATGATCATTGGCGGTGGCCGTATCTATACTCAACTGCTGAGCCGCGCCAACCGTCTGTATCTGACCCATATCGATGCCGAAGTCGAAGGCGATACACAGTTCCCTGACTACGAGCCTGACGAATGGGAAAGCGTGTTCAGCGAATTCCACGATGCAGATGACGCCAATACGCACGGTTACTGCTTTGAAATCCTTGACCGTCGCGGCGAATAA
- the djlA gene encoding co-chaperone DjlA, which yields MQYWGKLLGLILGYMSGIGFWGIVLGLLIGHMVDKARAVRSRGFFSDQQTRQTIFFRTTFEVMGHLTKSKGRVTEADIQIASLFMDRMQLHGAQRESAQQAFRIGKGGNYPLREKMREMRSVCFGRFDLIRTFLEIQIQAAYADGSLHPNERQVLYVIAEELGISRHQFDQFLSMMEGGQHFGGSQQQGNYSQGSYQRAPHGPTLADACKVLGVSATDDATTIKRAYRKLMSEHHPDKLVAKGLPPEMMEMAKQKAQAIQAAYDLIKREKGFR from the coding sequence ATGCAGTATTGGGGAAAGCTGCTCGGACTTATATTGGGCTACATGTCCGGCATAGGCTTCTGGGGAATCGTATTGGGGTTACTGATTGGACACATGGTAGACAAGGCTCGCGCCGTGAGAAGCCGTGGGTTTTTCTCCGATCAGCAAACGCGTCAGACCATTTTTTTCCGCACCACCTTCGAGGTGATGGGACATTTAACCAAATCAAAAGGAAGAGTGACAGAAGCAGATATCCAGATTGCCAGCCTGTTTATGGACCGCATGCAGTTGCACGGCGCTCAGCGCGAATCGGCACAGCAGGCGTTTCGCATCGGCAAGGGCGGCAATTACCCGCTGCGCGAGAAGATGCGCGAGATGCGCAGCGTCTGTTTTGGACGATTTGACCTGATACGGACTTTTCTGGAAATCCAGATTCAGGCGGCGTATGCCGATGGTTCACTGCATCCGAATGAACGGCAGGTATTGTATGTCATCGCCGAAGAGCTGGGCATTTCACGCCATCAGTTCGACCAGTTCCTGAGCATGATGGAAGGCGGCCAGCATTTTGGCGGCAGCCAGCAGCAGGGCAACTATTCTCAGGGCAGCTATCAGCGCGCGCCGCATGGCCCGACGCTGGCCGATGCCTGCAAGGTGCTGGGCGTGTCGGCGACCGACGATGCCACCACCATCAAGCGCGCCTATCGCAAGCTGATGAGTGAGCACCATCCAGACAAACTGGTGGCAAAAGGCCTGCCGCCGGAGATGATGGAAATGGCCAAGCAGAAGGCGCAGGCGATTCAGGCTGCCTATGACCTTATCAAACGCGAGAAAGGGTTTAGATAA
- the lptD gene encoding LPS assembly protein LptD, with the protein MIWTALYSQGALADLAEQCMLGVPTYDKPLVQGDPNDLPVKIQADNLQGNYPDSALYSGNVTVDQGNSSLKADQVQLNQITHPNEPTPLRTVTATGDVLYFDNQVKLKGPKAFSNLNTKDTDVEKGDYQMVGRQGRGTADVMKQRDNNRYTILNNGTFTSCLPGDNSWSVVGTTVIEDRQEEVAEIWNARFHIGPVPVFYSPYMQLPIGDRRRSGFLIPNAKYGSNNGFELMLPYYWNIAPNYDATITPHYMSKRGTQLQNEFRYLTVAGAGVMEFDFLTNDKLVEDDHPSVDKTKRWLFYWNHNGVFDQVWRFNIDYTKVSDPYYFNDLDSKFGSTTDGYATQKFSVGYADENWDATLSTKQFQIFPQTTSSATNVYRAMPQLDMNYYKDDLGPFNFHTYGQIAKFTNVNPAYPKATRWHIAPQLDLPLSNRWGSWDNEVKLMATHYEQDIPNSYYDLVPDSRLKSSYNRVMPEFKSDAKMVFDRAMDWNPGYTQTLEPRLQYLYIPYRDQSGVQQYDSTLLQTDYTGLFRDQSYSGLDRIASANQLASGVTTRIYDDSLVERFNVSAGQIYYFTPPRTGDENSTLDKNDDTGSMVWAGDTYYKINDTLAFRGGLQYDARLDSLAVGDAVLEYRSAAEKMIQLSYRYASPEYIKATLPNLTNPGYQQGISQAGIIGSWPIADRWAVVAAYYYDTKAKQTADQLLGVQYSTCCWAVNFGYERRITEWDYTRENPGSEYDNRISFNIELRGLSSNQTLGTKEMLASGILPYQRAF; encoded by the coding sequence ATGATTTGGACGGCACTCTATAGCCAGGGCGCTCTGGCCGATCTCGCTGAACAGTGTATGCTCGGCGTGCCGACCTATGATAAACCGCTGGTACAGGGCGATCCGAATGACCTTCCTGTCAAGATTCAAGCCGACAATCTTCAGGGTAACTATCCCGATAGCGCGTTGTATTCCGGTAATGTGACGGTCGATCAGGGGAATAGTTCCCTGAAAGCCGATCAGGTTCAACTGAATCAGATTACCCATCCGAACGAGCCTACGCCACTGCGAACCGTAACGGCTACGGGCGATGTGCTGTACTTCGACAATCAGGTCAAACTGAAAGGCCCCAAAGCTTTCTCGAACCTGAATACCAAAGATACCGACGTCGAGAAAGGCGACTACCAGATGGTAGGACGTCAGGGTCGTGGTACGGCGGATGTCATGAAGCAGCGCGACAACAACCGCTACACCATTTTGAACAACGGTACCTTTACGTCGTGTCTGCCGGGTGACAATAGCTGGAGCGTTGTCGGTACAACGGTCATCGAAGACCGTCAGGAAGAAGTCGCCGAAATCTGGAATGCCCGTTTCCATATCGGTCCGGTTCCTGTGTTCTACAGCCCGTATATGCAGCTTCCTATCGGCGATCGTCGTCGATCCGGTTTCCTTATCCCGAATGCAAAATACGGCAGCAACAACGGCTTCGAGCTGATGCTGCCTTATTACTGGAACATTGCGCCGAACTACGATGCGACCATTACGCCGCATTACATGAGCAAGCGCGGTACCCAGTTGCAGAACGAATTCCGCTACCTGACCGTTGCGGGTGCCGGTGTGATGGAGTTCGACTTCCTGACCAATGACAAGCTGGTCGAAGACGATCACCCGAGCGTGGACAAAACCAAGCGCTGGCTGTTCTACTGGAATCATAACGGCGTCTTTGATCAGGTGTGGCGTTTCAACATCGACTACACCAAGGTCAGCGATCCTTACTACTTCAACGATCTGGATTCCAAATTCGGATCGACGACCGACGGCTACGCGACCCAGAAATTCAGCGTAGGTTATGCCGACGAAAACTGGGATGCGACGCTTTCTACCAAGCAGTTCCAGATTTTCCCGCAGACCACGTCGTCGGCGACCAATGTCTATCGCGCCATGCCGCAGCTGGACATGAACTACTATAAAGACGATCTCGGTCCGTTTAATTTCCACACCTACGGACAGATAGCGAAATTCACCAACGTCAATCCGGCGTATCCGAAAGCGACGCGCTGGCACATCGCGCCGCAGCTTGATCTGCCGCTGAGCAACCGTTGGGGAAGCTGGGATAACGAAGTCAAGCTCATGGCGACCCACTACGAGCAGGATATCCCGAACAGCTATTATGATCTGGTGCCGGACTCCAGACTCAAGAGTTCCTACAACCGTGTGATGCCCGAGTTCAAGAGTGACGCGAAAATGGTCTTCGATCGCGCCATGGACTGGAACCCCGGCTACACGCAGACTTTAGAACCGCGTTTGCAGTACCTCTATATTCCTTATCGTGATCAGAGCGGCGTGCAACAGTATGACTCGACGCTGCTGCAGACCGACTACACCGGCCTGTTCCGCGATCAAAGCTATAGCGGCCTTGACCGTATCGCGTCAGCCAACCAGCTGGCCTCCGGTGTCACGACGCGTATCTACGATGACAGCCTGGTTGAGCGCTTCAACGTGTCTGCGGGCCAGATTTACTACTTCACGCCTCCGCGTACCGGCGACGAGAACAGTACGCTGGACAAGAACGACGACACAGGCAGCATGGTGTGGGCGGGCGACACCTACTATAAAATCAATGATACGCTGGCTTTCCGCGGTGGATTGCAGTACGACGCGCGTCTTGATTCCCTCGCCGTTGGCGATGCCGTGCTGGAATACCGTTCCGCAGCGGAAAAAATGATTCAGTTGAGCTACCGTTATGCCAGCCCTGAATATATCAAGGCAACCTTGCCTAACCTGACCAATCCGGGTTATCAGCAGGGTATTTCGCAGGCCGGTATCATTGGTAGCTGGCCGATTGCCGACCGCTGGGCCGTGGTCGCCGCCTACTACTATGACACCAAGGCCAAGCAGACGGCCGATCAGCTTCTGGGCGTGCAATACAGCACCTGTTGCTGGGCGGTTAACTTCGGGTACGAACGTCGAATCACTGAATGGGACTACACCCGTGAAAATCCAGGCAGTGAATATGACAACCGTATTTCATTTAACATTGAACTTCGTGGCCTAAGCAGCAATCAAACCCTGGGTACGAAAGAAATGTTGGCCAGTGGCATACTGCCTTACCAACGTGCCTTCTGA